A window of Microbispora hainanensis genomic DNA:
TGTTGAGGGCGTTGAGGACCGCGGTGTAGGCGGCCTTCTTGTTGCCGTTGCCGTCGAACAGCAGCGGGTTCTGGTAGGAGCGCCAGGAGTCGCTGTCACGCACGCCCCACACCGTGATGCCGACGCAGCGGGCGACCGCGAGGCAGTCGTTGACGATGTTGGCGTAGGTGGTGGCCGACGCGCCCTCGACGTCCAGCTCGGTGATGGCCACGTCCACCCCGAGGGCGGCGAAGCTGGAGATGGTGGTGCGGAAGTTGCTGTTGTAGGCGCTGCCGCTGTTGAAGTGGCCCTGCAGGCCGACGCAGTCGATCGGGACACCGCGCGACTTGAAGTCGCGGACCATGTTGTAGACGCCCTGCGTCTTGGCCCAGGTCCAGTTGTCGATGTTGTAGTCGTTGTAGCAGAGCTTGGCGTCAGGGTCGGCGGCCCGCGCGGTGCGGAAGGCGACCTCGATCCAGTCGTTGCCGGTGCGCTGCAGGTTGGAGTCGCGGCGGCCGCCGGTGTTGTCGTCGAAGGCCTCGTTGACCACGTCCCAGTAGGGGATCTTGCCCTTGTAGTGGGCCATCACGCCGTTGATGTGGTTGATCATCGCCTGGCGCAGCGCGCTGCCGCTGAGGGACTGCATCCAGCCCGGCTGCTGGGAGTACCACGCCAGCGTGTGCCCGCGCACCTGCTTGCCGTTCTGCACCGCCCAGTTGTAGATCCGGTCGGCGTTGGTGAAGTTGAACTGACCCTGGTTCGGCTCAGTCGCGTCGATCTTCATCTCGTTCTCGGCCGTGATCATGTTGAACTCACGATTGGCGATCGTGGTGTACTGCGAGTCGCCCAGCTTGTTCGCACTGATCGCGGTGCCGAAGTAACGACCGCTCTGCGCGGCCGCCGCGCCCAGCGTGCTCGCCGCCGCGTCGGCGGGAACCGACACCGCCACGGCGGTGATCGCGCTGAGAACGCCGAGGGCGCCGGCGAGCAGCACCCGGCCGCGGCGTGGCCGCCGGAGCCGATCTAGGGGGGTGGCGTTCGAATCCATGCCTGAGCCTCCACAACTGAATCACGGAAAGAGGACATCCGCGGGATCGGCACCGCGTCCCGTTATGGAACGCACACCACGAGGGCGTCGCGGACGGCGCCCCCCCGCCACTTCACCACCGACCTGGCAGGGGGAGACCGCCTCGGGGACTCAGTCTGGAAATCTCCCCGAAATGTGTCAAGGCTCGACTGAAACTTTCGGGTTCGGTGTTCGACGAATGCGACGTAA
This region includes:
- a CDS encoding endo-1,4-beta-xylanase, which encodes MDSNATPLDRLRRPRRGRVLLAGALGVLSAITAVAVSVPADAAASTLGAAAAQSGRYFGTAISANKLGDSQYTTIANREFNMITAENEMKIDATEPNQGQFNFTNADRIYNWAVQNGKQVRGHTLAWYSQQPGWMQSLSGSALRQAMINHINGVMAHYKGKIPYWDVVNEAFDDNTGGRRDSNLQRTGNDWIEVAFRTARAADPDAKLCYNDYNIDNWTWAKTQGVYNMVRDFKSRGVPIDCVGLQGHFNSGSAYNSNFRTTISSFAALGVDVAITELDVEGASATTYANIVNDCLAVARCVGITVWGVRDSDSWRSYQNPLLFDGNGNKKAAYTAVLNALNNAAPNTSPSPTPPVSPSPSPTPPVSPSPTPPVSPSPGTSPQPGNGCTATISTVNSWPDGFQSEVTVRAGSSPVNGWTVRWTWPGGQTFSNVWNGTPSVSGSSVTVTNAFYNGSIAAGSSTTFGFTANGSAATPTLTCSAS